ACAAGGAAACCAGCTTGGTTAATACTCAATTTCTCAACGAACTATCCAGCCATAAAACCATCGGCCGATACGACATCATGGAAAAATTGGGCCAGGGCAGCATGGGCGTGGTATACCTGGGAATGGATCCTTACATCAAACGGAACGTTGCCATCAAAGTTTCGCGACCTTACGTAGACCATCAGGACACCGAGGCCAAAAATTATCGCACGCGATTTTTTACGGAAGCCCAGTCAGCCGGACGTCTCTCGCATCCCAATATCGTGGCCATTTACGATGCCGGAATGCATCAGAATTTTTATTATCTTGCCATGGAGTATATCAACGGATCGACCCTTAAAAATTTCTGCGCCAAAGAAAACCTGCTGCCTGTCAGCAAGGTCGTTGAAATCATGTTCGCAGCCTGCCGGGCCATTGATTATGCCCACAGCCGAGGTGTCGTTCACAGGGATATCAAGCCGTCAAATATGATGTTAACCGAATCCGGCGATACTAAAATCACTGATTTTGGAATCGCGCACGTTCATACGGACATCAGCTATACCAAAGGACTCATCGGATCTCCGTGTTATATGTCTCCGGAACAGATCCAGGAAAAAGCGGTTGACGATAAAAGCGATATTTTTTCTTTAGGCTGTGTGTTGTACGAATTGTTGATCGGGGAAAAAGCCTTTCCCGGCGACAATCACTTTGCCATTATGTATAAAATCAGCCATTCAGATCCTGTTCCCGTTTTAGAAATTCGCCCTAAAATTCCTCCTATTCTGGATAAAATTATCCGCAAGGCCCTTGCCAAAGATACCAGTGTCCGCTACCAGACTTGTATGGACTTTGCATATGATTTGCGGGTTGCGTTAAGAGGTTTAACCGACACCGTCAAAAAATCCAAAGCCGAGGATATCGTGGATTATGTCCATCAAGTCTCCTTTTTTGACAATTTTACCAGAGACCAGGTCAAAAATATTCTCAAATCGAGCAATCTGATCAAGGTTCTCAAAGGAAAGGTGCTGGTGAGCGAAGGGGAAATCGACGATTCTTTCTATATTATCCTCAGCGGCAAAGCAGTCGTAAGGAAAAACGACAAAAACATCGCCGTCATCAGCAGGGGGGAATGTTTTGGTGAAATGGCATATTTAGCCGGCGATGCCCGCGCCGCCACGGTGTTGGCGGGAACCGACTGTGTCTTGATGAAAATCAGCGCCACCTTGCTGGAAAGGTCTTCGGAATCCGTCCAACTGCTGTTTTTGAAGCGCTTTGCCATGACCTTGCTGTCCCGTCTGGCCCAAAAAAAATAAAGCGCTCCTCACCCGGACAAGCTGAAAAAAAATTGCCACCAAGGCACAAAGGCACAAAGGCACAAACGATAATATTTACTATTTTTCGGGCCTTAGTGCCTTGGTGGCAATGAAAATTAAAAACACTTTCAAGCCACTGTTCGGTTTTACTGCTTCTCGCTGACAAACTGCAATTTGAGCGAGCCGATCTCGATGACATCAAATTCTTTTAGATTGACCGACTCCTTTACGGTCTCGCCGTTGACCTTCGGTTTGGTCATCCCGCCCACATAACTTAAAGAATAGCCTTGGGGACGCTTGCTGATGGTAGCGGCCGTCGCCCCCATCATAAGCCCGCCCACCACAATGTCCGATGCGGGGCTCTTTCCAATTTTGGTAAGCTTTTTGGTAAGCTTTATTTCACCTTCGCCTCCGGCCAGATAGGACAGGACACCGACCGCCTCTTTGGCCTCCGGGGCTGCTGCGGCTTTCGGCATGGCTTGGGCCAGCATATCCCGGTACTTGTCCGTATCCATGATCATGGTCTGTTCCATCTCGCCGACGTCTTCAGGCGGTCTTTCCTCACCTTCATCGTAGCTAAAGATCAGGGTATGTTTGCCGATAAGAATGTTGTCACCCTCTTTAAGCCAGTGAGATGAAACCAGCGCCTTGTTTACAAAGGAACCGTTTTTGCTTTGCAGGTCCGTCAGCAAAAACCCATCCCCCACAGAATCTATCTTGGCGTGGTGTCCGGAAACCGCGAGGTTCTCGATCGGTATGTCGTTGCTCTCCTTGCGGCCGATCGTCAGAGATTGCCCCTTTTCAATGCGATACTTGGCAATTGTGTTATCTTTGAAAGAAAGTGTCAAAGTCGGCATTGCATTACCCTCTTTTTAATTAAATATTTTTTTAAAAGGAGACATAATTCGCGAGATCAGTCCCATGATCCCTCCTTTTTCATCCTCAGTCCTTATCTTTAACACAATCACGGTAATATTGTCATCTCCGCCACGCTCATTGGCCAGATTCACGAGCGTTTGACAGGCCTTCTCAGGCCGTTCTCTTTTCACAACATCGAGGATTTCCTCGGGAGAAACTTTATCACTCAGACCATCGGAGCTAATGGTCAGGACATCGCCGTCGAAGTATTGGATCTCGCAGACATCAGCCTGTACCGTTTCTTCAATTCCCATGGCCCGGGTCAGCATGTGTCTGAACCGATGGTCCAGTTTCTTGGCAGCCTCAGGATTAATCGCCATCTGCTCGGAGATCACATTGTGTGTCACCGACAACAGTTCGATGCCGCCGTCATGCACTAGATAGACGGGACTGTCGCCCACATTGGCTACAATGAGCGTATCGTCCGTGAAAAAGGCCGCCGATATGGTGGCACCCATTCCGCGATAGTTTTCATTGCTTTGGGCAACCTCGTGAACACCCTTGTTGGCCAGATTTATGCTGGAGAGCAGCCGGTTGGCCTCTTTGGAAAGGGTTTCGTCGGGGTCATCCATCTCTTCAACGTTCCCTTCCTTTTGGAAACGCTTCATGTAGTCCCTTATGGTATTTACCACAAGTCCGCTGGCCACCTCGCCGGCTAAGTGTCCCCCCATGCCGTCAGCCACCAGGTAAAGCTTCAGGTCATCATCAAGATACAGGGCATCTTCATTGCCCGTCCTCTTTTTACCAACGTCAGTAATTCCTGCCGATTCAATGACAACCATTATTTTAGTAGACCCATATCTTCATCCGGATACAAGGCGAAACGTGCTTACCCCCGGCTCAAAAAATTCTCTGTTTCTCGTTGAACCGCAATAGCGAGCGCATTTCCCGTAGCGACGCGGCTGTCTTCGACCCGGGTCTTCGGCCTGAACTTGGTCGAATGCTCGGACCAAAGGGAACTCGCCGAAGTATGGATATTTATATAACAAAAATGCTGACAGGTCAAGCATTTCGTTGCCGCACAAGCATATCATCTTCGGGAGTGCTCGATACCGACAAAGCAAGCGATGACCGAACTCAAACAAGACAAATTATGCCGACTTCTTTGCCATGACGGCGTCGATTTTTTTCCCCAGTCCTCTTAAATGGTCGCGCAACTGTGACGCTTTCTGGTAGCGCTTTTTGCGGTCTTTTCCCAAAGTTTTGTCGATGATGGTCACCAGGGGCTTGACAATTTTGGGGTTGAACTTCCTCGGGTCCGGATGGGGAACATTCATGATCTGGTTCATCAGGGCCATGGGATTGTCGCCGCGAAAGGGGAGCTCGCCGGTTAGCATCTGAAACAGCATCACCCCGACTGAAAAAATATCCGACCTTCCATCAACCTTTTCTCCGGCAAACTGTTCGGGCGACATGTAATACGGAGTTCCCTTCACCACGCCGGTCTGAGTCTGAGAGGTTGCCGAAATTCTGGCAATGCCGAAATCCGTAATCTTTACAATACCGGATTTCAGCAGCATGATGTTGGCCGGTTTGATGTCGCGATGAACGATCCCTTTCTGGTGGGCATAATCCAAAGCATCGCTGATGTCGGCGATATAGTCGATAACTTTGCGCATCGGCAACAGACGGCCTTTTTTGGTAAGTTTATCCAGGTCTTCACCTTCTAAAAATTCCATGGCGATGTAAGCCAGATCCTGCTCATCACCGGCATCGTAAATGGTAACGATGTTGGGGTGCGAGAGTGTCCCTGCACTTTCGGCCTCCCGGAAGAAGGCCGCTTTCATTTTCTCGGCCTCTTCGGGTTCGAAGTCATCGGTAAACCGCACGGTCTTGATGGCAGTGGTTCGGTTAATGCGCGGGTCCTGGCCCAGGTAGACAATACCCATGGCGCCTTTGCCCAATTGTTTGATCACCTCATATCTGCCCAGGGTTGGACGGGTGCCGGTGGTGCCGGACAAAAGGCTATCTCCGGCTGAAGCTCCGCCCAGAAAACCGTCCCCGAACACCATGGTCTCGCTGGTTTGAACCAGCTTCTTTTTGCGCTCGGCCACATCCTTGAATTTGGCATCGTGGTCTTCAATATATTCAAAAACGGAAGCCGCCTTGTTATATTGCCGCTTGCGTTCGTAGTCCAGGGCCAGGTTGTAAAGGATGTCTTTCATTTCATCGTTCACCGGCACCCGGCGAAACTTGTCAAAGGCCATATCCAGCATCCCCTGGCCCTGAAACGAAAGCCCCAGCATCCGGTTGGTTTCGGCCGATTCGCCTTCTACTTTTTCCTTGCGGGTCTCGGTGACAAAATATTTGATGCTGACCACGCCGATGTAGCCCAATACAAGCTGCAGCAGAGGATAGGTAATCCACACCCAAAGGCCTTGGGAAACAAAAAAGAAGACCGATCCGCCGGCAAGGACAATCAGTAAAGCCAAAAAAACAAAACTTGCGATCCCGGCCTTCAATCTCGGCAAGACAAAGGCGATGACCAGCCCTAAAACAAGTATCATCAAAAGCTC
This sequence is a window from Candidatus Desulfatibia profunda. Protein-coding genes within it:
- a CDS encoding protein kinase — translated: MEKLGQGSMGVVYLGMDPYIKRNVAIKVSRPYVDHQDTEAKNYRTRFFTEAQSAGRLSHPNIVAIYDAGMHQNFYYLAMEYINGSTLKNFCAKENLLPVSKVVEIMFAACRAIDYAHSRGVVHRDIKPSNMMLTESGDTKITDFGIAHVHTDISYTKGLIGSPCYMSPEQIQEKAVDDKSDIFSLGCVLYELLIGEKAFPGDNHFAIMYKISHSDPVPVLEIRPKIPPILDKIIRKALAKDTSVRYQTCMDFAYDLRVALRGLTDTVKKSKAEDIVDYVHQVSFFDNFTRDQVKNILKSSNLIKVLKGKVLVSEGEIDDSFYIILSGKAVVRKNDKNIAVISRGECFGEMAYLAGDARAATVLAGTDCVLMKISATLLERSSESVQLLFLKRFAMTLLSRLAQKK
- a CDS encoding FHA domain-containing protein; its protein translation is MPTLTLSFKDNTIAKYRIEKGQSLTIGRKESNDIPIENLAVSGHHAKIDSVGDGFLLTDLQSKNGSFVNKALVSSHWLKEGDNILIGKHTLIFSYDEGEERPPEDVGEMEQTMIMDTDKYRDMLAQAMPKAAAAPEAKEAVGVLSYLAGGEGEIKLTKKLTKIGKSPASDIVVGGLMMGATAATISKRPQGYSLSYVGGMTKPKVNGETVKESVNLKEFDVIEIGSLKLQFVSEKQ
- a CDS encoding serine/threonine-protein phosphatase — encoded protein: MVVIESAGITDVGKKRTGNEDALYLDDDLKLYLVADGMGGHLAGEVASGLVVNTIRDYMKRFQKEGNVEEMDDPDETLSKEANRLLSSINLANKGVHEVAQSNENYRGMGATISAAFFTDDTLIVANVGDSPVYLVHDGGIELLSVTHNVISEQMAINPEAAKKLDHRFRHMLTRAMGIEETVQADVCEIQYFDGDVLTISSDGLSDKVSPEEILDVVKRERPEKACQTLVNLANERGGDDNITVIVLKIRTEDEKGGIMGLISRIMSPFKKIFN
- a CDS encoding CHASE2 domain-containing protein; the encoded protein is MGILKRHPAAVLGLAITVIFLVLGVFRLGFLDTLELKFYDLMMNLRGEARSPSDVIVVDIDDDSIEKLGRWPWPRSLLAEGINKISAGKPRVIGLNFILSEPEESSGLKALRDLEGLFSQTILDQTGDKGLIFLKAMSEAQAKLDNDKKLTEALHAAGNVVLPVFFKASEAAIEGPAETDRRLVDQAIKIVSNPEGLGVPKANDMTLPIDAFFKASKGIGHINLAYDMDGTARRERLLYEYRGLFIPSYTIKMAAEYLNLSHNKMRAVLGSAVYLGSIEIPTTWGTEMMISFKGPRGSFKNYSFFDVINDKVPASVFKNKLVLVSASASGIMNPLSTPTDPTMSVGELSANSIWSILNKKFIQQPSWGSTAELLMILVLGLVIAFVLPRLKAGIASFVFLALLIVLAGGSVFFFVSQGLWVWITYPLLQLVLGYIGVVSIKYFVTETRKEKVEGESAETNRMLGLSFQGQGMLDMAFDKFRRVPVNDEMKDILYNLALDYERKRQYNKAASVFEYIEDHDAKFKDVAERKKKLVQTSETMVFGDGFLGGASAGDSLLSGTTGTRPTLGRYEVIKQLGKGAMGIVYLGQDPRINRTTAIKTVRFTDDFEPEEAEKMKAAFFREAESAGTLSHPNIVTIYDAGDEQDLAYIAMEFLEGEDLDKLTKKGRLLPMRKVIDYIADISDALDYAHQKGIVHRDIKPANIMLLKSGIVKITDFGIARISATSQTQTGVVKGTPYYMSPEQFAGEKVDGRSDIFSVGVMLFQMLTGELPFRGDNPMALMNQIMNVPHPDPRKFNPKIVKPLVTIIDKTLGKDRKKRYQKASQLRDHLRGLGKKIDAVMAKKSA